The genomic segment gtgggaggggtcggccacaatcttttcagcacgcttcagagtcctggtggcataaaggtcctggagcggcggcagattgcagccactcaccttctctgctgaccgaatgacacgctgcagtctgcccttgtccttggctgtgctagcagcgtaccagatggtgatggaggatgtgaggatggactcaatgatggctgtgtagaagtgcaccatcattgtctttggcaggttgaatttcttcagctgccacaggaagtacatcctctgttgtgctttcttgacgagggagctgatgttcagctcccacttgaggtcctgggagattatagttcccaggaagcggaaagactccacaatgttaattgtggagtcacagagggtgatgggggcaggtggggctgaattcttcctgaagtccacaaccatctccactgtctttagagcattgagctctagattgttttgctttgtaTGTAGAATAACAAGTACAATTCCATTGACTTCAATCATGACTACGTACCCAATTTGTATAATTTGATATTAGTTTTAAAGCTGATTTAATTCATtagtttatattatttttttttttttttagatgtatcGATTCATTGATGATTACACTTTAACATGGAAAAAAGTCTAATACTCCTATGGTACATTCCAGCACTGGGTTGCACCAGctatgtgtacgttcaaactTGGACTAGTTTTAATGTTGGCCCGACGAGGACGGCATCGGAGGACAAGGAGCAGCGGACGTGGAGCGGAGGTCGCTCAAGACGGTGTGGTCACCGAAGCAAGCAGCCATCTTCAGACACTAACAAAACAGCGGCTGGGTGGGTCAGTTTAACAAAGCACAACCCCTCCAGAAGTAGGaaagacatacatacatttttcgTCATACATTTCATACAATTATACACCACATTCCTTGTTTCAGTTTAACTTAATTCCCACATTTCCTCCTTCGagtttaatattgttttgtttcatcgtttgttcattcattcattcatacagcAGGCTAAGCTAGTGTTGTAGGGGTGAACTAGCCAGCTAGCAAACTGCACACAATGGCAGATAATGCTAATATTGTCGACCTGATTTTGGCAAAGCCTTCCTTACGAGGAGAAACTTAGAATTAAACAGCAGGGCAGATCAACACCTAAGATTGATTTAGTGCAAAAGATAGGGCAAAGTAACAGGTCTTTTCAGCTCTCCTGGTATGACAAAGTTAGCTGGCTGACTGGAAGTGCtgtgacaaagaaaatgtactgCTGGCCATGCCTCTTGCTGAAACCATCTCACAgatattataaattattataataataattattattatattatattattattattgtatattattattattatattattattattatatatattattataaataaatggacAATTTTTATGATGTAGGCCGAAAATGAGCTTCCCTTCTTTGAAAGACGAGCAGCCGCCACTTACCATTAATGAGCTAGGTTAGCATTTAGTAGCTATGTATCTTTGTTATATGAGCCCAGCTTAGCTTTAGCCTTGTAGcaattaatataataatgatgataataaacaCTGcatcacccaacttttgtattcatgaaaacagccaaaatttcaaagtggcttgatTCAACCAGTTCATGTGTCGAGTTTGTTATTACCCATtgtgctttgttgaatggtctcagtgttttatttcatatgaatactagtttactagaggagtaacttattatttaaagtaatgcagtaatgcaggaagtgtgcatttagattccatgcttattgtgtttccacaacaatgttagtgagtaaatctactgaaatggccaccataacAGTGGAATGTGATGTGTAAGAAAAGCAGCAGAGAAAGCAGAGGAAGTCATTTATGTCATggcagtaaaaaaacaatgggcatctgtacatctttgccaagtgcgAACCAGTGCAGAAGGCATCAGTAAAATGTTAAGGAGGGTCATGCTTCTTTTCCCaaatgtattgctggcgaagggagggtcaagtctattttgatgaaagatcccaaaactcctccggtgaccccttaaataaataacaaacagtcccttagtTGACTTTATGCCACTGTaacggtctttggtgttttttgcccccaacgtctcctcccaggcagctcGGCAATGGTtgtgtttagggttaaggttagcgttagctgcctggaaggcgccgttggaggcaaaaaacactaTCGAGCCACTGTAACTAAAATGAACCTCGCGTCTCTGTGGTGAAACCAAACATTAACACAGCTTTAGTATCAAACTAGCTGGTTTCAACATACATCGTTTAGTGTGGACTTTACCTTAAAAGAACTTACTGTACACAAaggctgctttaaaaaaaaatatattaagaaAGCTTTATGTATGAGCTGAAGGCAGGTCAATGAAAGAAATTTACACCTTGACTGTTTATTTGACATGTTTAGTAATATGTTCTATTTCTTGTATACATTAGAGACTGTTACAGAATTTTTCTGGTAGactgttatggttgtctaagcggTGTATCTCAGTCCTCGCCTCTGGGGCTGGGGCGGCGCCAAGTACGAGGCCAGGGGCAAATGGGGTGGAGAGCTGGGTCCGATCCACGGCAGCGATGGAAGCGATGCCAGGCATGGAATTGGTGTTTGGAACCGAATGGGGGCCTATGATGCTGCTTTTCTTGGTCAGGATGGCCGGCATGATGGTGGCCACCGTAGCCATCGCTGTCATGATGGTGGTCAATGCGGGCATCGCTGTCATGATGTTGGCCAACGTGGCCATCTCTGgcatggggaggagggccaaCGTGGCCAACTCTGgcatggggaggagggccaccgTGGCCATCTCTGgcatggggaggagggccaccgTGGCCATCTCTGgcatggggaggagggccaccgCCTACAAGGGGAGGATGGCCATCGCCGCCACGGGGACCAAGGAGAGGTCTGCCACTGCCTGCATGGGGATGATGGCCACCCACATGATGCCTGCATACGGGCTCTTGCTCACCAGGGCCAAGGGCAGTTGTGTTCTGTTCAGAACAGAGCCAACAGAGTTAGTTGAAGTGTATTTCTTCAtagtatatttgtatataactgCACATTTCGAAAAAATATGAGTAAAGGACTAATGAACAATGTAAAGTATAGCAAGACATTCCAAAAGAAGAACTGGAGTTTTGGAAAGATAGTCAGATCAGTCTCAGCATGAAGTAGATTAAGTGAATGCATATGATTAGGATGTGGACTCACCGATGGGGGATAGAATTCACACTCAACTGACTGGAGTCCGGTTGACCTGAAGTAAGTTGACTTGCAGAAAGCATGATGCtttgaagagaggagagagagaaactgatgAACTCAACATCACACTCAGTCGTATTGTTACTTGTCCTTCAAAACAACTCTGATCCTGGACTCACACTACTGTACAGATCCGTCAGACTTTGTAACGATAAGTAATATGATAAATGTTAAGTAAGAAAAAACATgattgtcaatgtttttttacgtactttgacaaaaaaaactcaactcaaggtccacaTTCTAGCTTTTTTCAGAGATTTCAACCACACATCATGATCTTCATCAACTGATGGAGAGTTCACATGACAAGTAATAGGTGACATGATAATGTTTGGAGATGGTCACCTCTGTCTCCGTTCAAAGATGGTCTCTGGTATCACATGTGAAAGTTCTGATCTTTCTccagctgtcacacacacacagctccgcAAGTCAGTGCATCTAATTTCAACATGTTCGGCTTGGAGGACTGGCCGATCAGCTTTCGCTCTACCAACATCTGCATGATTCTTCATTTACAGATCGCAGAGagtcaaacagccttaaatAAGTGGTCTGGGGAGAGACACcacacagagaaaagaagaagcatTTTACTTTGTGTGGAAAACCTTGAGAGATCGttttgtcaaagctaaaaaaacCTCTTCATGGGAAGAGTGTTCTTAACAGTGTTAGAGGCAGACATTAGTTTAGATTTGGAGATAAACGACGGTACGGCGGTGTTTATCATGAATGTGTTTCCTGCTGATGCCAGGCAACCTGCTTTCCTTATTACCTCCGCTCTCTACTTCTCTGCTACTTCTTGCTTATTCACAGACTATTTTGTTTTTAGGCCCCCTGGTGTTTTGGAGAATACTGCAATGATCAATGCGTAAAGGATAAACATCTCCGTGCATGCTCGTAGTTCGTGCACCGTCTCCAGAGGCCCGCGCCTCGGTGGCCAGGCGAGTATAAATGAGGTTTAAGAGACCAAGAGAACCAAAGGCAACCAGAGCTCACTCATCAAATCTCCCCATGAAAGTAAAGCTCAACATATCATAGTCTCTTTTAAATTCAGTACATAACATGTCAAATTGTGGCTGTGAATTTTTCCaaagcttttgtgtgtgtgtgtgtgtgtattcttgtttaactatattcgtggggtccaaaaaccgggaatacagtatacttgtgggatcccgacagctttgtagggccaaaatgctggaccccacaaatttaaagggctgtttgagggttaagacttggttttaggattagggttagaattaggttatggttaggatgagggtaagggttaaggttaggcatttagttgtgatggttaaggttagggtaaggggctagggaatgcattatgtcaatgacaggtccccacaaagatagtgaaacgcactgtgtgtgtgtgtgtgtgtgtgtgtgtgtgtgtgtgtgtgtgtgtgtgtgtgtgtgtgtgtgtgtgtgtgtgtgtgtgtgtgtgtgtgtgtgtgtgtgtgtgtgtgtgtacttacagCTCTGTCGGGGCAGAGGGGTTTGCATGCCTCTGGATTGATTCTGCTTCCCATTGGACAATTAGTCTCCACAAGGGCAAACTCAGCATAGTAGGCCATCCCTGCAGAGAACATGTACTGAGCCAGGACGAGAAAGAGAAGGTGAGATGGGAGATTACAGACATTACTGAGCAGCATTAATTCACAAACATATAtacaaactagggctgtcaacgCATTAACGCATGCGCTGAATAAAGCGTTATATTTTTATGCAAAGTAATCATTTTATCAAGTTTGACCCCAACCTCTTCCCGTTAATCACAGCCCGTGACTGTGATtaacttttttcagttttttttttctcgattgacagccctaatacaaacatttattttgtgatgTTTAGGCTGCTAGAACCCGTCTCTCTGTTATATAATGACACAAAacagaagagtgtgtgtgtgtgtgtgtgtgtgtgtgtgtgtgtgtgtgtgagagagattctCTCTACCCCAAGTCTGATCCGTCCCACTTCCTTCAGGATGTAGTAGTGCTGGTTGGTGGTGTTCTGGTTGAATTTGCTCACAGCTTCATTAACATACTTCAGACCTTCAGTGCTGTTCAGTGGTTGCAGTGTGGGACAGTCAGGACAAATCCTCACCATCTCCAGGTTGGTTTTTtctacaatacacacacacacacacacacacacacacacacacacacacacacacacacacacacacacacacacacacacacacacacagttcttgTTATGAGAGAGCGTGCTCTGTGACACTTCCAGTTTAGTGCTAATTATTTAAATCATGATATCCCTGTACAGAACATTGCTCTCACTGTACACcagagcatatatatatatatatatatatattaatgctTGGTGTAAATAGGCCTAGCCACAGTTAATCTGATTTGCATCAAGAGCAGCCAGATATGGTTTGAGACACTGCAAACAAGCTTTCTTCCCCCAGGAGTAGGGCGGGCCGTAGAGGAAATATTAGTTTAATAGACTCATGTTGTCAGCTCAACAAAAAGATCAGATTGATTCTAAAAGCCTCCATCTAACAAAACATCCAAGTATATCATTGGCTGCTTCAACCATATTTTTGACCATGCCTGATGAAGATCTCTGTTAGACCGAGGTGTTGCTCTATCAAATTAAATGGTCTGGGACGGAGCTGTCAGCACAGTGCTCAGATTTTTGGATGGACCTCTGCTGCAGTCATATCACACTTTGTCTGCAGTCCTCCCCAGGCCATCAGTAAAGTAAGCAGTAACCATTTGCCAtagcctaaccttaaccatgcTACAGATGCCAGGTGCAGATATCGTAGAAATGAATGATTGTAAAAAGGTACACTGGatgtgacaaaaagaaaaaccccATCCAAGGTCCAGGGTTTCTGCAAAAGTGTCCATTATCAATGTTCTGTTTGGCAATAAAGTCTGATACATGACAGAGAAGCCCACCTTGTCGTGTGTCACACTCATACTTGGTGATGTTGGTGTCAGTATTTCTAATGCTCATCTTTACGGTACAGTTAGCCATCACCGcctacagagaaacagagacagacaacatTTCACTGTAGAACCTCACTTCTTCTCCATTACAGACAAGATGTCAAAATCAGTTTGTCCACCATCTGGCTGTAGATGAATGTGACACAGGGCTAATAGAGACAGAGCACATCACGTCATACTCTGAACGCCACGCCCACCGTGGAGGAAAACAACTCTC from the Sander vitreus isolate 19-12246 chromosome 9, sanVit1, whole genome shotgun sequence genome contains:
- the ahsg1 gene encoding alpha-2-HS-glycoprotein 1 — encoded protein: MENGELFSSTVGVAFRAVMANCTVKMSIRNTDTNITKYECDTRQEKTNLEMVRICPDCPTLQPLNSTEGLKYVNEAVSKFNQNTTNQHYYILKEVGRIRLGYMFSAGMAYYAEFALVETNCPMGSRINPEACKPLCPDRAHHAFCKSTYFRSTGLQSVECEFYPPSNTTALGPGEQEPVCRHHVGGHHPHAGSGRPLLGPRGGDGHPPLVGGGPPPHARDGHGGPPPHARDGHGGPPPHARVGHVGPPPHARDGHVGQHHDSDARIDHHHDSDGYGGHHHAGHPDQEKQHHRPPFGSKHQFHAWHRFHRCRGSDPALHPICPWPRTWRRPSPRGED